From one Lolium rigidum isolate FL_2022 chromosome 4, APGP_CSIRO_Lrig_0.1, whole genome shotgun sequence genomic stretch:
- the LOC124708029 gene encoding dnaJ homolog subfamily B member 13-like produces the protein MEVEVDYYKVLGVGRAATDDELKKAYRRLVMKYHPDKNPSPQAGPLFKQVSAAYDVLSDPDKRAVYDQYGEEGLKAGVAPPSPSAAPPPHAHGAGPGFRFNPRTADEIFKEMFGASSYFGQPPRGPATPQSVPGATASSYAAAAGFSPGSGEPSGGSMRKAAAIERQLACSLEDLHKGATKKMKISRDVLDSAGKPMSVEEILTIDIKPGWKKGTKITFPEKGNETRNVIPSDLVFIIEERAHPKFKRDGNDLVYTHKISLVDALTGCAVQLMTLDGRNLTVPVKSVINPTYEEVVPGEGMPITREPSKKGNLRIKFQIKFPTNLTADQKAGVQQLLS, from the exons atggaggtggaggtggactaCTACAAGGTGCTGGGcgtcggccgcgccgccaccgacgacgagctcaagaaggccTACCGCCGCCTCGTCATGAAGTACCACCCGGACAAGAACCCCTCCCCGCAGGCCGGCCCCCTCTTCAAGCAGGTCTCCGCCGCCTACGAC GTGCTCAGCGACCCGGACAAGCGCGCCGTCTACGACcagtacggcgaggaggggctcaAGGCGGGCGTGGCCCCGCCATCcccctccgccgcgccgcccccgcacGCGCACGGCGCCGGCCCCGGGTTCCGGTTCAACCCGAGGACCGCCGACGAGATCTTCAAGGAGATGTTCGGGGCGAGCTCCTACTTCGGGCAGCCACCccgcggccccgccactccccagaGCGTCCCAGGGGCCACTGCTTCTTCctacgccgccgctgccgggtTCTCCCCTGGGTCAGGGGAGCCGTCCGGCGGGTCGATGAGGAAGGCGGCCGCGATCGAGCGGCAGCTGGCCTGCAGCCTCGAGGACCTGCACAAGGGCGCCACCAAGAAGATGAAGATCTCCAGGGACGTCCTCGATTCCGCGGG CAAACCGATGAGTGTGGAGGAGATCCTAACAATTGATATCAAGCCTGGGTGGAAGAAGGGAACAAAGATCACCTTTCCTGAGAAAGGCAATGAGACCCGTAACGTTATACCATCAGACCTTGTGTTCATAATAGAAGAGCGGGCACACCCGAAATTCAAGAGagatggcaatgaccttgtttacACGCATAAAATCTCCCTTGTGGATGCTTTGACTGGTTGTGCAGTCCAACTGATGACTCTGGATGGGCGAAATTTAACCGTTCCTGTGAAGTCTGTCATCAATCCCACCTACGAGGAAGTAGTGCCGGGCGAAGGGATGCCGATCACAAGGGAGCCATCTAAGAAAGGAAACCTAAGGATCAAGTTTCAGATCAAGTTCCCCACCAATTTAACAGCTGACCAAAAGGCAGGGGTCCAACAACTTCTGTCTTAG